The following is a genomic window from Miltoncostaea oceani.
GCCGGTTGCGGGCCACGCGGGCCAGCACCACCCGGCTGCGACCCGATGCCTTGGTGATCGGGGCGGTGCCCGCATAGGCCTTGCGGCCTCTAGCATCGGCGTAGCGGTTCGGGTCATCCCCGAACTCGCCGAGCACCCGGGCGCCGAGCACTGAGCCGAGTCCGGCAAGACTGCGCAGGATCTCGGCGTCCGGGTGACGATCAAAATGCTCACCGAGCTCGTGCTCGAGGGCGGCGATCTGCTGATTGAGCGATACGAGCACCGCCACCCGCGCCGCGCTCGCCGCTGCGAAGGCCTCGGCCACCAGATCGGTCGTCTCGGGCTGCTCGATGCGCAATGCCTGCTGGATCTCGGCCGCCCGCCGCTCCAGGTTGCGCTCCCGGCCGCCGCGCCCAAGCGCCGCGGCGATCTTCGCCCGTGAAAGCCCTCGGGCAACCTGCGGCGTCGGGGCGATGGCGAGGATCGACAATGCATCGGCTGAGCCCAGGTCGGTACTGAACGCCGACAGGGCCCCCGGGAAGTAGTCGCGCAGGGCCGAGCGCAGGCCGCTCACCTGGCGCTGGCGAGTCCAGATCAGGCCCTGATGGGCGCGGGCCAGCACCCGGATGGCGCTCGCCTGGTCCGAGTCGCCGGCGAGCGGTCGG
Proteins encoded in this region:
- a CDS encoding IS110 family transposase; its protein translation is MIFVGVDWAEAHNDVAVMDEQGAILGRGRFGVGVSGLAELHGLIADHAAEPDQVMLGIEVDRGLLVDSLVGAGYRVYGLNPLAVSRYRDRHTTSGAKSDGADSKLLADLVRTDHHNHRPLAGDSDQASAIRVLARAHQGLIWTRQRQVSGLRSALRDYFPGALSAFSTDLGSADALSILAIAPTPQVARGLSRAKIAAALGRGGRERNLERRAAEIQQALRIEQPETTDLVAEAFAAASAARVAVLVSLNQQIAALEHELGEHFDRHPDAEILRSLAGLGSVLGARVLGEFGDDPNRYADARGRKAYAGTAPITKASGRSRVVLARVARNRRLADACERWAFSSLNASPGARRYYDALRARGKTHSQATRQLANGWVGILHACLDRRQAYREETAWPASEQLTRLVA